The sequence below is a genomic window from Mycetohabitans rhizoxinica HKI 454.
GGCGTAGCGATCGACGGCGTGAAATTTATCACCCGGGCTTGCGACGCGGTATCACTTGAGGCTGGCGGGCAATGATCCGGTGGCGCAGTGCGATCGAGCCGGCCATTGGACACAAAGGCAAACGGCAAGCTCGAGCGCAACTGGCTCAAGGGTGCACTGGGTAATGCCATCCACGTGGTGCTGTGCGGCGCCGGCCATAACCTGCGGATGATGCTCAAAAAGCTGCGGCTTTTTTACGCCTTAATTTTGGTTGCTTTGCACTTGCGATGCTCACATGTTGTCGGCGCCATGAATGCGCCGCAGAGCAAAGCGAATTCAAAACGAATTGTTTAGGGCCACCTTATTAATATCTGGTGACGGCCTTCTTATTTATGTAACCAACTAATTAAATGAAATCGACTTAATTGCGCCTTGTTCTCTATAGAGAAGCAAGTTATAGTTACTTACAGCACTTAAGTTTAGGTAAATTTTACATTATTCTTATTCGACCCTTTATAAAAGGATTTGCTTAATAGTCCATTAATTTATTTATAAAATAAGTGCATTGAAGCGGCCCGGTCAAAGTGGTGACGCACTTGACCGAGCCTAACCACTCTTCACCTAAAGGTAAACTCCGTAAAGGGTATCATGGCTAAGTTAATTATAAAACAATTTAAAACTTGTCGCTTGTTCAGCACGGTGTTTGTCTCTCGCCTATGCGCATGGCGTGCATCACCCCACTGGCCGCAATGGATGCACCGTCGCATTGGCATTATCCCCGTGCCAGTATACGGATTGCTACTAGCCTGTATAGCCGCACTTGTTGCGCTAAAATGTGTATCTAGCGATTTGCCTGTAATGATTGCAGTACTTGCAGTCGCGGGGTTTACGTGTGCCGAACTCGGTGCCAAATTGCCGGGACTACGTCATATCGGTGGCCCTGTCATTGTGGCATTGTTACTGCCCTCGTGGCTGGTACATCATCACCTGCTGCCGATGGGATTGATTAGCCCAATTCAGCACTTTTGGCAAACCACCAACATCATTTACTTATTCTCTGCCCTGGTCATTGTGGGCAGCTTGTTAGGCATGAACCGGGCGCTGTTGACCAAGGGCATCAGCCGATTTGCGATTCCAGTCATGGCCGGTTCAGTCGCAGCCGCCGTGATCGGTACTATCACCGGCATGGTCTTTGGCTTAGGCGCGTCGGATGCGTTTTTCTATATCGTGGTGCCAATCATGGCCGGGGGCATTGGCGAAGGTGCATTGCCGCTCACGTTAGGCTATGCCGCGCTGCTGCAGCTGCCACAAGAACAGCTGTTTGCGCGGGTAGTACCCGCTGTCGTGCTGGGCAACTTGAGTGCCATTATATGCGCGGCAGCGTTTGAACAAATTAGTCGACGATGCCGACGTCATTCCGATGACCTTGCCGCGTCCGCTCAGGCCCATTCGATAATAAGTCGCGAGCCCGTCACCGTTGAGCAAGTTGCCGCGGCGGGCATCATGGCAATTAGTTTGTATTTGGCAGGTCTGGTCCTGCAACATTTCACCCATCTGCCTGCGATACTGGGCATGTTGGCTCTGGCTGTGGTCGTCAAGTTAAGCGGTGCTGTGCCTGCCCAGCTTGAATACGGCGCGCACTGGGTCTATTGTTTCTTTGCCCGCGCGGTCACCTATCCACTCATGTTTGGCATCGGCATCACGCTGATGCCATGGGGAGCGTTGCTCGCTGCGCTGACTTTAGCGCATTTTGTCACCACCCTGGTGACCGTGCTTACGTTGATGATCACCGGTTTCTTTGTCGGACACTGGATCAAACTACCGGCAACCGAAAGTGCAATGATTAACGCATGCCATAGCGGCATGGGAAGCACGGGCGATTTGGCTA
It includes:
- a CDS encoding 2-hydroxycarboxylate transporter family protein, whose product is MAKLIIKQFKTCRLFSTVFVSRLCAWRASPHWPQWMHRRIGIIPVPVYGLLLACIAALVALKCVSSDLPVMIAVLAVAGFTCAELGAKLPGLRHIGGPVIVALLLPSWLVHHHLLPMGLISPIQHFWQTTNIIYLFSALVIVGSLLGMNRALLTKGISRFAIPVMAGSVAAAVIGTITGMVFGLGASDAFFYIVVPIMAGGIGEGALPLTLGYAALLQLPQEQLFARVVPAVVLGNLSAIICAAAFEQISRRCRRHSDDLAASAQAHSIISREPVTVEQVAAAGIMAISLYLAGLVLQHFTHLPAILGMLALAVVVKLSGAVPAQLEYGAHWVYCFFARAVTYPLMFGIGITLMPWGALLAALTLAHFVTTLVTVLTLMITGFFVGHWIKLPATESAMINACHSGMGSTGDLAILTAANRLPLMPFAQLATRMGGAMTVILALGLMEQCE